A genomic segment from Colletotrichum higginsianum IMI 349063 chromosome 5, whole genome shotgun sequence encodes:
- a CDS encoding Camp-dependent protein kinase has product MGNSQGKPIDLDGEVNLNHFRLLRVVGRGAFGKVRIVERKDTNLSFALKYIRKDEVVRSESVRNIIRERRMLEHVNHPFICNLRYSFQDIEYMYLVVDLMSGGDLRFHISRKTFTEDAVRFWIAELGCALRYIHSQNIIHRDVKPDNVLLDADGHVHLTDFNVASDIIPGKVLSSKSGTLAYLAPEVYAGKGYDVRADWWSLGVLFYECIYNKRPFDGNSENTLSQQIQLANPKYPITSPPVSLPCLYAIRDALDVNRDKRMGSTWESFTKHEFFMMIDFEALERKEIEPVFVPAADKTNFDATYDLEELLLEEAPLEARARRQKPRERLKEYASDKEIREDELYRMIENEFRPFDYTLAAYKKITGQADECGYVNGDMVTMNQPQALTTDEATPAAMATNGGASRASHLAGPLRKSTSLEKRPGSSHTGVPRRPVSKPPPIPHYPSEYSNQRAPPPGAGKRVTSPTGGMQVTLDGGGSWSDLARQDATLPTDANAISEGKSESSSGVFGFLRGKKGRGHSPKPKERGVLGKEGARQVIG; this is encoded by the exons ATGGGCAATAGCCAGGGCAAGCCCATCGATTTGGATGGTGAAG TCAACCTCAATCATTTCCGCCTACTGCGAGTAGTCGGGCGAGGTGCCTTTGGCAAAGTGCGCATCGTCGAAAGAAAAGACACGAATCTGTCCTTTGCCCTAAAGTACATCCGGAAAGATGAAG TCGTACGATCGGAGAGTGTGAGGAACATTATACGAGAGCGCCGAATGCTCGAGCACGTGAATCATCCTTTCATCTGCAACTTGCGATACAGTTTTCAAGATATCGAGTACAT GTACCTTGTTGTCGATTTGATGAGCGGTGGTGATCTACGATTCCACATTTCAAGAAAGACATTTACCGAGGATGCAGTGCGCTTCTGGATTGCCGAACTGGGATGCGCTCTCCGCTACATCCACAGCCAGAACATCATCCATCGCGATGTTAAACCCGACAATGTTCTCCTTGACGCCGATGGCCATGTGCATTTGACTGACTTT AACGTCGCCTCCGACATCATTCCTGGCAAGGTCTTGTCGAGCAAGTCGGGCACTCTCGCGTACCTAGCACCCGAAGTGTACGCCGGAAAAGGCTACGACGTGCGTGCGGATTGGTGGTCGTTGGGTGTCCTGTTCTACGAATGCATATATAACAAG AGGCCATTCGATGGCAACTCAGAGAACACTTTGAGCCAACAAATTCAGCTCGCTAACCCCAAGTACCCCATCACTTCACCGCCCGTCAGTTTACCCTGTTTATACGCCATACGAGACGCCTTGGACGTCAACCGTGACAAACGAATGGGATCGACGTGGGAGAGTTTCACCAAGCACGAATTCTTCATGATGATCGACTTTGAGGCGCTCGAGCGGAAAGAAATCGAGCCCGTCTTCGTCCCTGCCGCCGACAAGACCAACTTTGACGCCACGTATGACCTCGAAGAATTACTTTTGGAGGAAGCTCCCCTTGAAGCGAGAGCCCGACGACAGAAGCCCCGTGAGAGACTCAAGGAGTATGCCTCCGACAAGGAAATCAGAGAAGACGAACTGTACCGCATGATCGAAAACGAGTTCCGCCCATTCGACTACACGTTGGCTGCTTACAAAAA AATCACTGGCCAAGCCGACGAATGTGGCTACGTCAACGGCGACATGGTGACGATGAACCAGCCCCAGGCGTTGACAACAGATGAAGCCACACCTGCGGCCATGGCCACGAATGGGGGAGCGTCGAGGGCTTCCCATCTTGCGGGCCCGTTGCGCAAGAGCACAAGCTTGGAGAAGCGGCCGGGAAGCAGTCATACCGGCGTGCCTCGTCGACCAGTCTCCAAGCCACCCCCTATACCGCACTATCCCAGTGAGTATTCCAATCAAAGAGCGCCGCCTCCAGGGGCAGGAAAGAGGGTCACCAGCCCGACTGGTGGCATGCAGGTCACACTAGATGGTGGCGGCAGCTGGTCCGATCTCGCCCGGCAGGATGCCACCCTGCCAACGGACGCCAATGCCATCAGCGAAGGGAAATCCGAAAGCTCTAGCGGCGTCTTCGGATTCCTtcgggggaagaaggggagaggACACAGCCCGAAACCGAAGGAAAGAGGAGTATTGGGAAAGGAGGGCGCAAGACAGGTCATTGGCTAG